A segment of the Populus alba chromosome 9, ASM523922v2, whole genome shotgun sequence genome:
tactaaaaacaaaataattttaaaaataattattttttaaaaatcaaggcAATATCAAACACTTTTTAAACAATACTAAATTCGGTGATTAATTATTAACCTTTGCCATGTTTCTCTTCCTGCAGGAATTCCTTGAATTTTTCCCTTGTTATAATTTGGGAAGGGAGTTCAATGTTAATTATCATAAATCCAAGACAAATGGAGAAACCTATTGATCAAATTGATGATCTGATTAAGATTcagttaaaagaaaagaaaaaaaaaagaaaaatgtctccatgttaaaaaaaaaaatgaaaatgaaaataaggaaaaagatggcaaaataaaataaaatatattcatatagAGTTTTAAGGGAATTGAAAACACCATTTTTCCTCCTCTTTTAAgcaatttaaatcttataaatttgtGTGAATCGACTAGGGATGAATCTTATAAATTGAACACGAGTCACGTAGATATCGTTTTACATTGTAGGATTAGTTTTCACAATTTTCATATTACTATTGGGATCGGTACTGTCTCTCGCAAACATTAGTCTAACGGATAATAACTATTACATGGCAGATCCTGCGTGCATGTAAAAGAGAACGACAACCAATTCTGTCTGTGAGTATCTGataatttatacattaaaaacTACATGGATGCATGGTTGCACCAGTTAAATAACAAAGTTAACTCAAGAATCTCACAAGCATAAACTACAGTCCTGGCTACAACATCTCCATTTGCAGATCGCTAACATGGTTACAGCTACTTTAAAACATAGAATTACAATACTCATACACTACTCCCATTGACAACTCGGGTATCAATGTTGTTACCTCCATCCTGTTAGCATGAGGAATGTTTCCCGTTGTTGCAGTTCTCTTCACCATGGGGCGTTGACCGCTTCCTGAAACATAAGCTCATGCTTCTCGGCATTCTCCTTCAGAATCTCCATCTCATCATCAAGTTTTTCCCTTGTCtccttcaatttcaaaagcCTCAATTCAAGGCTTTTCATCTCCTCATCTACACGAGCTTGCTCAAGTCTAACTTCTCTGCATTCTGATTCCATTGCCTCTTCTGATTCCAGAGCAAGACTCATTAGCCGGCTCAACCTCTCGCGCAAAAATCCAACTTTCATGCCCAACAGCTCAAATCCTTTCAAAGTCTTGTCCCAAACTCCATAATCAGCTTGAGAGCTGGAAAGCTTTGAAGATCTAATCCCCTCCGAAATGTCCACAGTCCCAATTATTATTTCAACTGCCAATTTATGATTAATACTGTTGAGAAGATTGCTGTGCAGAAATGAGTTCTGTGAGCGACAGAGCTCGTAGTACTTAGTCCGATGATGTTCAGAGAGCTCAGAGTCTATAGCAAAACCGTTTAAAAGAATTCTGAAATTCTCAATGCCTTTTACATTATTAAAATCAACACTGGGTCCTGAAAGTTTGATGACTCGCAAAGTTTCAGAGGCGCGATCTTCACTTTCATTCTCAGATTGATCTGCAACATAGCCTTTATTGTTTTCCACTGCAATCAGGCCATTCTCTTGATTATTCTCTTCCTGGCCAACTGGAAGAAGCTCCAAAAGCTCGGACTTTTTACTGCTTTTTACATCTTTTTCTGCTGGCTCTTCAATGTTAGGAAAAGAAGGAAATTATGAATATATCAGATCAAGTTTAAGTAGTCATCAAAGCAGAAAATAGAGAATTATATACCAGAGATGATTTCTTTTCCATAAGCACCTGAACTTGGAATGCCAAACTCCCCATCTCCTTGGGAAGAACCATTTCCTTTTACAATGTACACCTACGATAAAATTATGTGAAGCAATTGTCATAGTTGAAAATCCATAGCCATGAGTAACAGTTTGATTCAGTGCAGCTTCAGAAAATAAGCCTGCCCGATCAGCATTTAGAGTGAGGAAAATGAAACCCCTATCCCAACTTTTTTCTACATGTATGTGTACTTAGTGTGGCCAACTCTTGCTTCAGCTCTCAAAGAAAAGAACAACGTCTCTATTCTCATAGATGCATAGCATTGCCTGTGTTTTCACTTTTCAATGAATGGGCAATGTTTTCGCGAATCCGCACTTGTGTGTGCACGCGTGCGTGTGAAGAATGAAGGATGATTCCTTTCTGCTCTCAGAGATTAAAATGTCAAAACAGACCTTGTCATTTCAGGACTACATAATCACAGCCAGCGAActctaaaacaagaaaaaagtatCTACTCTAGTCTTCAAGTTCTTTTCTCCTTCATGTGATCATTCTCATAAAATATGGCCCCGGGCCATCATATAGAAGGGCTTTGataggatgattttttttctagttctcCACACAAATAATTGCATTTTGTGATTAGCAAGTTTGCTTTGGGAAGAAGTCCAAAATTTTCCTATCATTGAATGCTATTTCCTAATTATTCATTTCAGAAAGGACATCTAAACAATTATTgactaaaaaaatgaggaacataggattataaaatcaaatggtaCCTTAAATCTTGAAGGTTTCACTAAATGGAAAACAAGAACATCACCCTCATGTAAATTGTTTGCAGCACAGAATGCTTTCCATCCACCACTCAGTGCTGTTCTTTCTGCTATGTAATTTAGTATGTATTCTTCCCCACTTTCATTCTCCAGAAAAACTGTTGTATCATTCTTTGGCAAATGCATTTTGCAGAACCGCATGGGAAGATGCTGTCATGAGAGAAAGAGCACATAAAGCAGTCTAAACCATAGATAAACCATCTGATTCTTAAATTTGGGACAGAATTTCATGTTACCATCCAAAACCCGACAGTCACATTTGACCGGACCAAAGTTTTTGCAAAGCTAGGATATGCTGCTTCTAAATTTGTTCGAATCTCCTCTGCCAGTTCCATAGCAGGAGACTTAGTTTCAGTACTATCATAGAATACACTGAATGCGTCTTTCTTTCGCTTGCGGCTATACagatatataaaaaggaatCAGGATGAGAatacaataaaatcaatttttttatgcttcaaTCTAAAGTATAAGACTGTCAGGTAGATACTCTAACCTTCTAGGCTCCCTTGATTCCCCTGATTTATCATACAACACCTGCTTAAGaattttcaaaaagtttttttctttaatcaattcatcaaacaacaaCAAATGAATGAATACTAGAGAACCTGGGTGTATAAGAGAACATGATGCCAGATTTTCTATTAAGCAGAAAATCAGGCTTCTAATTGAAATCTGCCAGTTTGTATTAAGTACAAACAACTCAAAGAAAACACATCTCAACCAAATAAGAATCCCTTCTCCAATATTTGTATGC
Coding sequences within it:
- the LOC118058655 gene encoding B3 domain-containing protein Os01g0234100 isoform X1; translated protein: MDAKEDQNTSPKPQLPISNPVPLNTYPRIRRRKPNMSKIKLTQIHEKSPEPEYKTGHELVLYDKSGESREPRSRKRKKDAFSVFYDSTETKSPAMELAEEIRTNLEAAYPSFAKTLVRSNVTVGFWMHLPMRFCKMHLPKNDTTVFLENESGEEYILNYIAERTALSGGWKAFCAANNLHEGDVLVFHLVKPSRFKVYIVKGNGSSQGDGEFGIPSSGAYGKEIISEPAEKDVKSSKKSELLELLPVGQEENNQENGLIAVENNKGYVADQSENESEDRASETLRVIKLSGPSVDFNNVKGIENFRILLNGFAIDSELSEHHRTKYYELCRSQNSFLHSNLLNSINHKLAVEIIIGTVDISEGIRSSKLSSSQADYGVWDKTLKGFELLGMKVGFLRERLSRLMSLALESEEAMESECREVRLEQARVDEEMKSLELRLLKLKETREKLDDEMEILKENAEKHELMFQEAVNAPW
- the LOC118058655 gene encoding B3 domain-containing protein Os01g0234100 isoform X2 yields the protein MDAKEDQNTSPKPQLPISNPVPLNTYPRIRRRKPNMSKIKLTQIHEKSPEPEYKTGHELVLYDKSGESREPRSRKRKKDAFSVFYDSTETKSPAMELAEEIRTNLEAAYPSFAKTLVRSNVTVGFWMHLPMRFCKMHLPKNDTTVFLENESGEEYILNYIAERTALSGGWKAFCAANNLHEGDVLVFHLVKPSRFKVYIVKGNGSSQGDGEFGIPSSEPAEKDVKSSKKSELLELLPVGQEENNQENGLIAVENNKGYVADQSENESEDRASETLRVIKLSGPSVDFNNVKGIENFRILLNGFAIDSELSEHHRTKYYELCRSQNSFLHSNLLNSINHKLAVEIIIGTVDISEGIRSSKLSSSQADYGVWDKTLKGFELLGMKVGFLRERLSRLMSLALESEEAMESECREVRLEQARVDEEMKSLELRLLKLKETREKLDDEMEILKENAEKHELMFQEAVNAPW